DNA from Candidatus Gorgyraea atricola:
GAAGAGATAATAAACGAGATCAAAGATATAGCCAGGGAGAGTTTTAAGTCTCAGAAAGAGGCATCCGGAGATCTTTCTGGTTACAGTCATCATATGGCTGACATGGCCAGTGACAGCTACGACAGGGAACTCAGCTTGAATATCGCCAGCGGCGAGCAGGAAGTGATCTATGATATCGATGATGCCCTGAAACGCATAAAAGAAGGCAAGTACGGAAAGTGCGTATCTTGCAATAAAAAAATACCCTCCATACGACTAAAGGCCGT
Protein-coding regions in this window:
- a CDS encoding TraR/DksA family transcriptional regulator; translation: MLKRQAAQYKKLLLQKREEIINEIKDIARESFKSQKEASGDLSGYSHHMADMASDSYDRELSLNIASGEQEVIYDIDDALKRIKEGKYGKCVSCNKKIPSIRLKAVPQAKYCIQCQSKEENDK